One genomic window of Mycolicibacterium neoaurum includes the following:
- a CDS encoding mechanosensitive ion channel family protein, with protein sequence MNGLFDAPWFLWAVGVSVGLPVTLVILTELRNALARRGSALTPAVGLVRNYVVPIGALLLLLTEATEISAEATGVRIIATVFGFVVLILLLSGFNAALFQDAPDGSWRQRIPSIFLDVARLALIAVGLAMILSFVWGANVGGLFTALGVTSIVLGLALQNSVGQIVSGLLLLFEQPFKLGDWLDTPSARGRIVEVNWRATHVDTGGGGLQIMPNSVLAAASFTNLSRPAGQHSISVISVFSTEDAPDEVCAMLTEVAATLPQLRSGASPKAVPIGGLEYRTSIPVRSPADDGAAKATFLRWVWYASRRAGLHLDERTDEFSTAARVGEALQAVAVTLRLHHSELDGIVEHARVTRYGADELVQSRGQVPHQMAFILEGRVQLHAPRADGVVVAVATLEQGDFLGQTTLTREPVRADARALEEVAVLQIGRSHVEDLVMRNPLLLQEIGRIIEDRRISMRDALSAAD encoded by the coding sequence GTGAACGGACTGTTCGACGCCCCGTGGTTCTTGTGGGCCGTCGGGGTGTCTGTCGGCCTGCCGGTCACCCTGGTGATACTCACCGAGTTACGTAACGCGCTGGCCCGGCGTGGCAGCGCGCTCACCCCCGCGGTCGGCCTGGTTCGCAACTATGTGGTGCCGATCGGGGCACTGTTGCTCTTGCTCACCGAGGCCACCGAGATATCGGCCGAAGCCACAGGTGTGCGCATCATCGCGACCGTTTTCGGTTTTGTGGTCCTGATCCTGCTGTTATCGGGGTTCAATGCCGCGTTGTTCCAGGACGCCCCCGACGGCTCATGGCGCCAGCGCATTCCGTCGATCTTCCTCGACGTGGCACGCCTCGCGCTGATCGCGGTGGGTCTGGCCATGATCCTGTCCTTCGTGTGGGGCGCCAATGTCGGCGGCTTGTTCACAGCGCTGGGCGTCACGTCGATCGTTCTCGGCCTGGCCCTGCAGAATTCGGTCGGCCAGATCGTCTCCGGCCTGCTCCTGCTGTTCGAACAACCCTTCAAACTGGGCGACTGGCTCGACACGCCGTCGGCACGGGGTCGCATCGTCGAGGTCAATTGGCGGGCCACCCACGTCGACACCGGTGGTGGCGGGCTGCAGATCATGCCCAACTCGGTGCTGGCCGCCGCATCGTTCACCAACCTGAGCCGACCTGCAGGCCAGCACAGCATCTCGGTCATCAGTGTGTTCAGCACCGAGGACGCGCCCGACGAAGTCTGCGCGATGCTCACCGAAGTGGCCGCGACGCTGCCGCAGTTGCGTAGCGGAGCCAGTCCGAAAGCCGTGCCGATCGGTGGACTGGAGTACCGCACGTCGATCCCGGTCCGCAGCCCCGCCGACGACGGCGCGGCCAAGGCGACGTTCCTGCGCTGGGTCTGGTACGCCTCCCGGCGCGCGGGGTTGCATCTCGACGAGCGCACCGACGAGTTCAGCACCGCCGCGCGCGTCGGTGAGGCACTACAGGCAGTGGCGGTCACCCTGCGTCTGCATCACAGTGAGCTGGACGGGATCGTCGAGCACGCCCGGGTGACACGCTATGGTGCCGATGAACTGGTGCAGTCCCGCGGGCAAGTCCCCCACCAGATGGCGTTCATCCTCGAGGGCCGGGTGCAGTTGCACGCGCCACGCGCGGATGGAGTCGTCGTTGCGGTCGCCACCCTGGAACAGGGTGACTTCCTCGGCCAGACGACGCTCACCCGAGAACCTGTCCGCGCCGACGCCCGCGCTCTCGAAGAGGTAGCCGTCCTACAAATCGGACGCAGCCACGTCGAGGATCTGGTGATGCGAAATCCCCTGTTGCTGCAGGAGATCGGGCGCATCATCGAGGATCGACGGATAAGTATGCGCGACGCATTGTCAGCCGCCGACTGA
- a CDS encoding LLM class flavin-dependent oxidoreductase — protein MPRRGEPLRKLGFLTIGRFDAADPRPGLEETLQVIELAEQLGFDSVWLRCRHLQPGISSPVAIMAAATQRTSRIELGTAVIPLGLENPLRLAEDLATVDLLSGGRVNPGVSVGTPMLYEHYKTALYPDTHDREDFSKERVLRLVRALRGDPVSDFSGTVGVEQFTDYVQPYSPGLVERIWYGGGRDSAIWAGHHGLNYLTSSVVSIEGTDSRDFATIQAEHIDAYRAAHTGNPRVSQGLVVIPTDSATDEQVRRYRDYAAGRFERTKRPQGPRGMLFSPDYVGPSSELADLLHEHAGFQRADEVTFALPFTFEPADYTQIISDLAAHLGPALGWTPTV, from the coding sequence ATGCCTCGACGCGGTGAACCGCTGCGCAAGCTCGGATTCTTGACCATCGGTCGGTTCGACGCGGCCGATCCGCGTCCAGGTCTGGAGGAAACCCTTCAGGTCATCGAGCTCGCCGAGCAACTCGGGTTCGACAGCGTCTGGCTGCGGTGTCGGCACCTACAACCCGGCATCTCCTCACCCGTTGCGATCATGGCGGCCGCCACCCAGCGCACCTCCCGCATCGAACTCGGTACCGCGGTGATCCCGCTGGGCCTGGAAAACCCACTACGGCTGGCCGAGGACCTGGCCACCGTCGACCTGCTGTCCGGTGGTCGCGTCAATCCCGGCGTGTCGGTGGGAACCCCGATGCTCTACGAGCACTACAAGACGGCGCTGTACCCGGACACCCACGACCGGGAGGACTTCTCCAAGGAACGGGTGCTGCGCCTGGTGCGTGCGCTACGCGGTGACCCGGTCAGCGACTTCTCCGGCACCGTCGGCGTCGAGCAGTTCACCGATTACGTCCAACCGTACTCCCCTGGCCTGGTCGAACGGATCTGGTACGGGGGTGGCCGGGATTCGGCCATCTGGGCCGGCCACCATGGTCTGAACTATCTGACCAGCTCCGTTGTCTCGATCGAGGGAACCGATTCCAGGGACTTCGCCACCATCCAGGCCGAGCACATCGACGCCTACCGGGCCGCGCACACCGGAAACCCGAGGGTTTCACAGGGTTTGGTGGTCATCCCGACTGACAGCGCCACCGATGAACAGGTGCGCCGCTATCGGGACTACGCCGCGGGCCGCTTCGAGCGGACCAAGAGACCCCAAGGTCCGCGCGGCATGCTGTTCTCGCCCGATTATGTCGGCCCCTCCAGCGAACTCGCCGACCTGCTCCATGAGCACGCAGGATTTCAGCGCGCCGACGAGGTGACCTTCGCACTGCCGTTCACCTTCGAGCCGGCCGACTACACCCAGATCATCAGCGACCTGGCCGCCCACCTGGGACCTGCGCTCGGGTGGACCCCTACCGTATGA
- a CDS encoding VC0807 family protein — MTEGHTTRRSSGPVLRGILLDVAPPLVAYYGLRSAGVSEYLALLTATLLAGVKVGYDAIRARRLDPFAGYLMLNFGLSLAVGLATSDARMLMVGDTLVGGIGALIFLGSCVIGKPLTQVVAERVEDDDSSPEPGEAAFKHRVHVLLSAVWGVGLLGGTLISLGIIFSFSVDVGKGLNTAVSLAVIALLILVTLIVAKRARARWQLMVESAVSSADLPAPPPSCSPSAQ; from the coding sequence GTGACCGAGGGGCATACGACACGACGGTCGTCGGGTCCGGTTCTGCGCGGCATACTGCTGGACGTCGCCCCGCCGCTGGTCGCCTACTACGGTTTGCGATCCGCGGGGGTGTCCGAATATCTGGCCCTGCTCACCGCGACGCTGCTGGCCGGTGTCAAGGTCGGCTACGACGCGATCCGCGCGCGCCGGTTGGACCCGTTCGCCGGCTACCTGATGCTCAACTTCGGACTGAGCCTGGCCGTCGGACTGGCGACATCGGATGCCCGGATGTTGATGGTGGGCGACACGCTGGTCGGCGGCATCGGGGCGCTGATCTTCCTGGGCAGCTGCGTGATCGGTAAGCCCTTGACCCAGGTTGTCGCCGAGCGCGTCGAGGATGACGACAGCTCCCCCGAACCCGGCGAGGCGGCCTTCAAGCATCGGGTGCACGTTCTGCTCTCCGCAGTATGGGGAGTCGGGCTTCTCGGCGGCACGCTCATCAGCTTGGGCATCATCTTCTCCTTCTCGGTCGACGTCGGGAAGGGACTGAACACCGCCGTGTCGCTGGCCGTGATCGCATTGCTGATCCTGGTGACGCTCATCGTCGCCAAGCGGGCGCGGGCGCGCTGGCAGCTCATGGTCGAGTCGGCGGTTTCCTCCGCCGATCTCCCGGCACCGCCACCCTCGTGTTCGCCCTCAGCGCAGTGA
- a CDS encoding esterase family protein, translating into MKTIRKIRGGWLRRLAVVAASMLALPGLIGFAGGSATAGAFSRPGLPVEYLDVFSQSMNRNIRVQFQGGGPHAVYLLDGLRAQDDYNGWDINTPAFEWYYQSGLSTIMPVGGQSSFYADWYQPSKGNGQNYTYKWETFLTQELPTYLETVKGVSRTGNAVVGLSMAGSASLNYAIHHPQQFIYAASLSGFLNPSEGWWPMLIGLAMNDAGGFNAESMWGPSSDPAWKRNDPMVNINQLVANNTRIWIYCGTGTPSDLDVGANTGNLMAAQFLEGFTLRTNVSFRDKYVAAGGTNGVFNFPSQGTHSWGYWGQQLQMMKPDIQRVLGAQAVA; encoded by the coding sequence ATGAAGACCATCAGGAAAATCCGTGGCGGATGGCTACGCAGACTGGCGGTGGTTGCCGCGTCGATGCTGGCGCTGCCCGGGCTGATCGGTTTCGCCGGGGGTTCGGCGACTGCTGGTGCGTTCTCTCGGCCCGGACTGCCCGTCGAGTACCTCGACGTGTTCTCCCAGTCGATGAACCGCAACATCCGGGTGCAGTTCCAGGGCGGCGGACCGCACGCGGTCTATCTGCTCGACGGTCTGCGCGCCCAGGATGACTACAACGGCTGGGATATCAACACCCCGGCGTTCGAGTGGTACTACCAGTCCGGTCTGTCCACCATCATGCCGGTCGGCGGCCAGTCCAGCTTCTACGCGGACTGGTACCAGCCCTCGAAGGGCAACGGGCAGAACTACACCTACAAGTGGGAGACCTTCCTGACCCAGGAGCTGCCCACCTACCTGGAGACCGTCAAGGGCGTGTCACGCACCGGCAACGCCGTGGTCGGCCTGTCGATGGCCGGTAGCGCATCGCTGAACTACGCGATCCACCACCCGCAGCAGTTCATCTATGCCGCATCGCTTTCCGGCTTCCTCAACCCGTCCGAGGGTTGGTGGCCGATGCTGATCGGCCTGGCCATGAACGATGCCGGCGGCTTCAATGCCGAGAGCATGTGGGGCCCGTCCTCGGATCCGGCGTGGAAGCGCAACGACCCGATGGTCAACATCAACCAGTTGGTCGCCAACAACACGCGCATCTGGATCTACTGCGGCACCGGCACCCCGTCGGACCTCGACGTCGGCGCCAACACCGGCAACCTGATGGCCGCGCAGTTCCTGGAGGGCTTCACCCTGCGGACCAATGTCAGCTTCCGGGACAAGTACGTCGCCGCCGGCGGGACCAACGGTGTATTCAACTTCCCGTCACAGGGCACCCACAGCTGGGGCTACTGGGGCCAGCAGCTTCAGATGATGAAGCCTGATATCCAGCGTGTGCTGGGAGCCCAGGCCGTCGCATGA
- a CDS encoding BCCT family transporter, whose amino-acid sequence MPKGSLSVMSEAFRALKPQVFIPSSVLIIGLIVFSVVFSATAEGAFAELNKAITSGVGWWYILVTTGFVLFAIYCGASRIGTIRLGADDEEPEFTFIAWLAMLFSAGMGIGLVFYGVAEPLTHYVDPPASLGVDGATAPAANQALSLTLFHWGLHAWAIYVVVGLGMAYMTYRRQRPLSVRWLLEPLIGKNRVEGPIGHAVDVVAVVGTLFGVATSLGFGITQIGAGLQYLGWIELDNTWTLVLIAVITAMATFSVVSGVAKGMQWLSNINMALAAALALFVIALGPTLFLLQAWVQNLGGYAQALPQLSLRTGPFSDGSWLGSWTIFYWGWWISWAPFVGMFIARISRGRTIREFVTTVLLVPTVIGSLWFTIFGDSAILRQRTDGDMVVDGAVDSNTSLFQLLSTLPWPTITGVAAVLVIMFFFITSSDSGSLVIDILCSGGDLDPPKATRVYWSVLEGVAAAVLLLVGGAGSLTALQTASIATAAPFSLVMVAACVAMLRAFRYDLATTPRLLHVTAPDLPASHRRHDVSATMAGLVAVRTITPADWEIHPATGELSISEPIDPLADGEVTPGADPSQEQCPTEEAR is encoded by the coding sequence ATGCCCAAGGGTTCGCTGTCTGTGATGTCTGAGGCGTTCCGCGCCCTGAAACCACAGGTGTTCATCCCCTCCTCGGTACTCATCATCGGTCTGATCGTCTTCTCGGTGGTTTTCTCGGCCACCGCCGAAGGTGCCTTCGCCGAACTCAACAAAGCCATCACGTCCGGGGTCGGGTGGTGGTACATCTTGGTCACCACGGGCTTCGTGCTGTTTGCCATCTACTGCGGGGCGTCGCGGATCGGCACGATCAGGCTCGGGGCCGACGACGAGGAACCCGAGTTCACGTTCATCGCGTGGCTGGCGATGCTGTTCAGCGCGGGCATGGGTATCGGCCTGGTCTTCTACGGCGTCGCTGAGCCGCTGACCCATTACGTCGATCCACCCGCATCGCTGGGTGTCGACGGTGCCACCGCGCCCGCAGCGAATCAGGCGCTGTCGCTGACGCTGTTCCACTGGGGTCTGCACGCCTGGGCGATCTATGTCGTTGTCGGCCTTGGCATGGCCTACATGACCTACCGTCGCCAGCGCCCGCTCTCGGTGCGGTGGCTGCTGGAGCCGCTCATCGGCAAGAATCGCGTCGAGGGACCTATCGGCCATGCGGTCGACGTGGTGGCCGTCGTGGGCACCCTGTTCGGCGTGGCCACATCGCTGGGGTTCGGGATCACCCAGATCGGTGCCGGACTGCAGTATCTGGGTTGGATCGAACTGGACAACACCTGGACGCTGGTGCTCATCGCGGTGATCACGGCGATGGCCACATTCTCTGTGGTCAGCGGCGTCGCCAAGGGTATGCAGTGGCTGTCCAACATCAACATGGCACTGGCGGCGGCGTTGGCCCTGTTCGTCATCGCCCTGGGGCCGACGCTCTTCTTGTTACAGGCATGGGTGCAGAACCTCGGCGGGTACGCCCAGGCGCTGCCACAGCTTTCCCTGCGCACCGGACCATTCAGCGACGGCAGCTGGCTGGGATCGTGGACCATCTTCTACTGGGGCTGGTGGATCAGCTGGGCGCCGTTCGTCGGCATGTTCATCGCACGTATCTCCCGCGGTCGCACCATCCGCGAATTCGTCACCACGGTGCTGCTGGTGCCGACGGTGATCGGTTCCTTGTGGTTCACCATCTTCGGCGACTCGGCGATTCTGCGGCAGCGCACGGATGGCGACATGGTGGTCGACGGCGCCGTCGACTCGAATACCTCGCTGTTCCAATTGTTGTCGACGCTGCCCTGGCCCACCATCACCGGTGTGGCTGCGGTGCTCGTGATCATGTTCTTCTTCATCACGTCGTCGGACTCGGGTTCGCTTGTCATCGACATCCTGTGCTCGGGTGGAGACTTGGATCCGCCGAAGGCCACCCGGGTCTACTGGTCGGTGCTTGAAGGCGTGGCGGCGGCGGTTCTGTTGTTGGTCGGTGGAGCGGGATCTCTCACCGCTCTACAGACGGCGTCGATCGCCACCGCGGCACCGTTTTCCTTGGTGATGGTGGCAGCGTGTGTGGCGATGTTGCGGGCCTTCCGGTACGACCTGGCCACTACACCGCGGCTTTTGCATGTCACTGCACCCGACCTGCCTGCGTCGCACCGCCGCCATGACGTGTCGGCAACCATGGCCGGATTGGTTGCGGTACGTACGATCACGCCGGCGGACTGGGAGATTCACCCGGCGACCGGAGAACTCTCGATCAGTGAACCGATAGATCCGCTCGCCGATGGTGAGGTGACCCCGGGCGCGGACCCATCTCAGGAGCAGTGCCCGACGGAAGAGGCGCGCTGA
- a CDS encoding adenylate/guanylate cyclase domain-containing protein has translation MAITSEAASQPGPASDNHKRRRRSALSRMSIQSKLLIMLLATSILSAAVIGYIGYQSGRTSLRDAAFNRLNEILSSQTRQLEAEYRYLRESLVIYTRGSTAHEAAREYKAGFDELGTATTTPAQDRALDVYYRDQFAKETTEATGQDIDISGLLPTSPAQKYLQAYYTAPFDDWDAALRNDDAGDGSRWSAANARFNDFFRQIVHRFRFEDALLLDTQGNVIYTAYKGPDLGTNILTGPYRDGKLTAAYRSALESNVVDYVGVTDFAYYQPTAEPTAWFMSPIGSGGQIDGVLALQFPTIGVNRVMTMDRDWEQAGMGSTGETFLIGPDGTMRSNSRLFEEDRDAFRTRVVDAGTPPDVADQSLRNNTNVLIQPVADEATRRAQRGQTGTIVEIDYLGNESLQAYGPVDLPGLDWVMVANIDTSEAFAPVATFTRTLVLSTAAIVFIVSIASMLLARLFTRPIRRLESGARQISSGDYGVTVPVQSKDEFGDLTVAFNAMSRNLAIKEDLLNEQRRENDRLLLSLMPEPVAARYRDGEETIAQDHQDVTVIFAGITGLDELSAELSADEGLSLVNHLIRQFDAAAEDLGVEKVRTLHDGYLASCGLTTPRLDNVRRTVDFAVEMQRIVDRFNAETGHSLTLRAGIDTGTVTSGLIGKSSLAYDMWGATVDLANSMQSGSSQPGIYVTARVHDVMDGSRTFTTVEDGGVGEPVWRLTEQRS, from the coding sequence ATGGCGATCACCAGCGAAGCAGCATCACAGCCCGGGCCCGCTTCCGACAACCACAAGCGCCGCAGGCGAAGTGCTCTGTCGCGGATGAGCATCCAGTCCAAATTGTTGATCATGCTGCTGGCGACCAGCATTCTGTCCGCCGCAGTGATCGGCTATATCGGGTATCAGTCCGGGCGTACCTCGCTGCGCGACGCAGCCTTCAACCGGCTCAACGAGATCCTCTCGTCACAGACCCGCCAGTTGGAGGCCGAGTACCGCTATCTGCGCGAATCGCTGGTGATCTACACCCGCGGCTCCACGGCACACGAAGCAGCGCGCGAGTACAAAGCGGGATTCGACGAGCTCGGCACCGCCACGACCACCCCCGCGCAGGACCGCGCGCTCGACGTCTACTACCGGGATCAGTTCGCCAAGGAAACCACCGAGGCGACGGGGCAGGACATCGATATCAGCGGCCTACTTCCCACCTCTCCGGCACAGAAGTACCTACAGGCCTACTACACCGCGCCCTTCGACGACTGGGATGCCGCCCTGCGGAACGACGATGCCGGTGACGGCAGCCGATGGTCGGCGGCCAACGCCCGCTTCAACGACTTCTTCCGCCAGATCGTGCATCGGTTCCGATTCGAAGATGCGCTGTTATTGGATACTCAAGGCAACGTCATCTACACGGCCTACAAGGGACCCGATCTCGGGACGAACATTCTGACCGGGCCCTATCGGGACGGCAAGCTCACGGCGGCATACCGGTCCGCGTTGGAGTCCAACGTCGTCGACTATGTCGGTGTCACGGACTTCGCCTACTACCAGCCGACCGCCGAGCCCACGGCATGGTTCATGTCGCCGATCGGTTCCGGCGGGCAGATCGACGGGGTGCTGGCATTGCAGTTTCCCACCATCGGCGTCAACCGGGTCATGACGATGGACCGAGATTGGGAACAGGCCGGTATGGGTAGCACCGGTGAGACCTTCCTCATCGGACCCGACGGGACGATGCGGTCCAACTCGCGGCTCTTCGAAGAGGACCGTGACGCGTTCCGCACTCGGGTGGTAGATGCCGGTACGCCTCCGGATGTCGCCGATCAGTCGCTGCGCAACAACACCAATGTCCTCATCCAGCCAGTGGCGGACGAGGCCACTCGACGGGCCCAACGCGGACAGACCGGAACCATCGTCGAAATCGATTACCTAGGTAATGAATCGCTGCAGGCGTACGGACCGGTGGACCTACCGGGCCTGGACTGGGTGATGGTCGCCAACATCGACACCTCCGAGGCGTTCGCCCCGGTTGCCACCTTCACGCGGACACTGGTGCTGTCGACAGCGGCCATCGTTTTCATCGTGTCGATCGCCTCGATGCTGTTGGCGCGGCTGTTCACCAGACCCATCCGGCGCTTGGAGTCGGGAGCCCGCCAGATCAGTTCCGGTGACTACGGCGTCACCGTACCTGTGCAGTCCAAGGACGAGTTCGGTGACCTGACGGTCGCCTTCAACGCAATGAGCCGCAATCTGGCGATCAAGGAAGATCTGCTCAACGAGCAACGCAGGGAGAACGACCGCTTGTTGTTGTCGCTGATGCCAGAGCCGGTCGCCGCGCGCTACCGCGACGGGGAGGAGACCATCGCTCAGGACCATCAGGACGTCACGGTGATCTTCGCCGGCATCACCGGTCTGGACGAGCTCTCCGCCGAGCTAAGCGCCGACGAAGGACTTTCGTTGGTCAACCATCTGATCCGCCAGTTCGACGCGGCAGCAGAGGATCTCGGCGTCGAGAAGGTACGCACCCTGCACGATGGTTACCTGGCGAGCTGCGGTTTGACCACACCCAGGTTGGACAATGTGCGCCGCACCGTGGACTTCGCGGTCGAGATGCAGCGCATCGTCGACCGCTTCAACGCCGAGACCGGCCACAGCTTGACCCTGCGCGCCGGTATCGACACGGGCACGGTCACCAGTGGCCTGATCGGCAAGTCCAGCCTGGCCTACGACATGTGGGGCGCCACCGTGGATCTCGCGAACAGTATGCAGAGTGGCTCGTCGCAGCCCGGGATCTACGTCACGGCGCGCGTGCACGACGTGATGGACGGCAGCCGCACTTTCACCACTGTCGAAGACGGTGGCGTCGGCGAACCGGTATGGCGCTTGACCGAGCAGCGCTCGTGA
- the lon gene encoding endopeptidase La, protein MSEAIAVPVLFISEPIVLPGMVVPIELDEAARAAVDAAQATETGKLLIAPRLDDRYPTYGVLASIVQVGRVPGGGAAAVVKGETRAHIGSGTTGPGAALWVEVESIADSEVSAATKALAAEYKKLLLAMLQRREAWQIVDVVNKITDPSALADTAGYASYLTDVQKRELLETADVERRLRLLIEWTGEHLAEVEVNDKIAEDVRAGMDKQQKEFLLRQQLAAIRKELGELGPDGQEGDDDYRARVEAAELPEKVREAALREVGKLERSSDQSPEGGWIRTWLDTVLDLPWNVTTEDSADLKAAREILDADHHGLEDVKDRIVEYLAVRARRAQRHMSVVGGRGSGAVMVLAGPPGVGKTSLGESVARALGRKFVRVALGGVRDEAEIRGHRRTYVGALPGRIVRAIGEAGSMNPVVLLDEIDKVGSDYRGDPSSALLEVLDPAQNHTFRDHYLELDLDLSDVVFLATANVIENIPSALLDRMELIQIDGYTEDDKVAIARDYLLPRQRDRAALTAEEVTVTDAALRKIAADYTREPGVRQFERLLAKALRKATTKLADSDEALTLDEPDLVGYLGRPRFTPDSDERTAVPGVATGLAVTGLGGDVLYIEAGAVDGESGLKLTGQLGDVMKESAQIALSYVRAHAEQLGVDPTALDRQIHVHVPAGAVPKDGPSAGVTMVTALVSMATGRQVRGDVGMTGEVTLNGRVLPIGGVKQKLLAAQRAGLKTVFIPQRNEPDLDEVPEEVLAALDVRPMTDVAQIIALALEPAAEGATATVAA, encoded by the coding sequence ATGTCTGAAGCCATCGCAGTCCCGGTCCTGTTCATCAGCGAGCCGATCGTGCTGCCCGGCATGGTGGTGCCCATCGAGCTCGACGAGGCCGCCCGCGCCGCGGTCGATGCCGCGCAGGCCACCGAGACCGGCAAGCTGCTCATCGCACCGCGCCTGGATGACCGCTACCCCACCTACGGGGTACTCGCCTCGATCGTGCAGGTGGGTCGGGTTCCCGGCGGCGGCGCGGCCGCCGTCGTCAAGGGCGAGACCCGCGCGCACATCGGCTCCGGTACCACCGGGCCCGGCGCCGCGCTGTGGGTCGAGGTCGAGTCGATCGCCGATTCAGAAGTCTCCGCGGCGACCAAGGCCCTGGCCGCCGAATACAAGAAACTACTGCTGGCCATGCTGCAACGCCGCGAGGCCTGGCAGATCGTCGACGTCGTCAACAAGATCACCGACCCGTCCGCGCTGGCAGATACGGCCGGCTACGCCTCATACCTGACCGATGTGCAGAAGCGTGAGCTACTGGAGACCGCCGATGTCGAGCGTCGGCTCCGTCTGTTGATCGAATGGACGGGCGAGCACCTGGCCGAGGTCGAGGTCAACGACAAGATCGCCGAGGACGTCCGGGCCGGTATGGACAAGCAGCAGAAGGAATTCCTGCTGCGCCAACAGTTGGCCGCGATCCGCAAGGAACTGGGCGAGCTGGGTCCCGACGGCCAGGAGGGCGACGACGATTACCGGGCCCGCGTGGAGGCAGCCGAGCTGCCGGAGAAGGTCCGCGAGGCCGCATTGCGTGAGGTCGGCAAGCTGGAACGCTCCAGCGATCAGAGTCCCGAGGGCGGCTGGATCCGCACCTGGCTGGACACCGTGCTGGACCTGCCGTGGAATGTCACGACCGAGGACTCGGCCGATCTGAAAGCGGCCCGCGAAATCCTCGACGCCGACCACCACGGCCTGGAAGACGTCAAGGACCGCATCGTCGAGTACCTGGCGGTCCGGGCGCGGCGCGCCCAACGGCACATGTCCGTCGTGGGCGGGCGAGGCTCCGGTGCGGTGATGGTGCTGGCCGGTCCGCCCGGGGTCGGCAAGACCTCGCTGGGTGAGTCGGTGGCGCGGGCGTTGGGCCGCAAGTTCGTTCGCGTCGCCCTCGGCGGTGTGCGCGACGAGGCCGAGATCCGCGGGCACCGGCGCACCTACGTCGGCGCACTGCCCGGCCGCATCGTGCGGGCCATCGGCGAGGCCGGCTCGATGAACCCCGTCGTGCTGCTCGACGAGATCGACAAGGTCGGCTCCGACTATCGGGGCGACCCGTCCTCGGCACTGCTCGAGGTCCTGGATCCCGCGCAGAACCACACGTTCCGCGACCACTACCTGGAGCTGGACCTGGACCTGAGCGATGTGGTGTTCCTGGCGACGGCCAACGTCATCGAGAACATCCCGTCGGCGCTGCTGGACCGCATGGAGTTGATCCAGATCGACGGCTACACCGAGGACGACAAGGTGGCCATCGCGCGGGATTACCTGCTGCCCCGGCAGCGCGACCGCGCGGCACTGACCGCCGAGGAGGTGACTGTCACCGACGCGGCACTGCGCAAGATCGCCGCGGACTACACCCGCGAACCGGGGGTGCGGCAGTTCGAGCGGCTGCTGGCCAAGGCGTTGCGCAAGGCGACCACCAAGCTGGCTGACTCTGACGAGGCATTGACCCTCGATGAGCCAGATCTGGTTGGCTACCTTGGCCGTCCGCGGTTCACTCCGGACTCCGACGAGCGGACCGCGGTGCCAGGCGTGGCAACAGGTCTGGCCGTGACCGGACTCGGTGGCGATGTGCTCTACATCGAGGCCGGCGCGGTCGACGGTGAATCGGGTCTCAAGCTGACCGGTCAGCTCGGCGACGTGATGAAGGAGTCGGCGCAGATCGCGCTGTCGTACGTGCGTGCCCATGCCGAGCAGCTCGGCGTCGATCCGACGGCGCTGGACCGGCAGATCCACGTGCACGTGCCCGCGGGTGCGGTGCCCAAGGACGGCCCGTCGGCAGGCGTGACGATGGTGACAGCCCTGGTCTCCATGGCCACCGGACGGCAGGTCCGCGGTGACGTGGGCATGACCGGCGAGGTGACGCTGAACGGTCGGGTGCTGCCCATCGGCGGTGTGAAGCAGAAACTGCTTGCCGCCCAACGGGCCGGGCTGAAGACCGTCTTCATCCCGCAGCGCAACGAACCCGATCTCGACGAGGTCCCCGAGGAGGTTCTGGCAGCGCTCGATGTCCGGCCGATGACCGATGTCGCCCAGATCATTGCGCTGGCGTTGGAGCCGGCCGCAGAAGGCGCGACGGCCACGGTCGCGGCATAA
- a CDS encoding OsmC family protein produces the protein MSMAGKTHRYELDITWTGNTGTGTSGYRAYERAHEISGAGKPTIPGSADPSFRGDPQRWNPEELLVASLSQCHMLWFLALCAQEGIVVTEYSDHPSGTMAETEDSGGHFTEVVLRPEVRVDDPRHLDALSAIHERAHHLCFIANSVNFDVRCEPGAA, from the coding sequence ATGAGCATGGCCGGCAAGACGCACCGCTACGAACTGGACATCACCTGGACCGGTAACACCGGAACCGGCACCAGTGGTTACCGTGCGTACGAGCGCGCACATGAAATCAGCGGGGCCGGCAAGCCGACGATTCCCGGCAGCGCGGATCCGTCCTTCCGCGGTGATCCGCAGCGGTGGAATCCCGAGGAGCTATTGGTCGCGTCCCTGTCCCAGTGCCACATGCTGTGGTTTCTCGCGCTGTGTGCGCAGGAGGGCATCGTCGTCACCGAATACAGTGACCACCCGTCGGGCACGATGGCCGAAACCGAGGATAGCGGTGGGCATTTCACCGAGGTGGTGCTGCGACCGGAGGTGCGGGTCGATGATCCCCGACACCTCGATGCGTTGTCCGCGATCCATGAGCGGGCCCATCACCTGTGCTTCATCGCGAATTCGGTGAATTTCGACGTCCGCTGTGAGCCCGGCGCTGCGTAG